In one Desulfoferula mesophila genomic region, the following are encoded:
- a CDS encoding Bug family tripartite tricarboxylate transporter substrate binding protein: MKKLMAAVTCCLALALMAVPALAKDYPTKPITAYIPLSAGGTSDVFVRTIAPHMEKFLGKPLVLVNKPGSGGAVAIATLAKAKPDGYTFSWANLPTLVTIPQMRKLTYDPKELVYIASPMHYDYILYVAKDSPYNSLKELIDFARKNPGAVTYGTPGLGTTNHLGVAWLANHEKVKMTPIPFKGNPKSVAAVLGGHVVACNTSTTASVSAYKGGKLKPLVVMSANRIPLTPDTKTLKELGYDFAQFSCMGAVFPKGTPEAIRAKIEAAIKYAVSQPDVQKKAKDELYVSIDYLDGKKYRELCNQYWGIWGGILKEVGLKKY, from the coding sequence ATGAAAAAGTTAATGGCGGCTGTGACCTGCTGCCTGGCCTTGGCCCTGATGGCCGTGCCGGCGCTGGCCAAGGACTACCCCACCAAACCCATCACGGCCTACATTCCCCTGTCGGCCGGCGGCACCTCCGACGTGTTCGTGCGCACCATCGCGCCCCACATGGAGAAATTTTTGGGCAAGCCCCTGGTGTTGGTGAACAAGCCCGGCTCCGGCGGCGCGGTGGCCATCGCCACTCTGGCCAAGGCCAAGCCCGACGGCTACACCTTCTCCTGGGCCAACCTGCCCACCCTGGTGACCATTCCCCAGATGCGCAAGCTGACCTACGATCCCAAGGAGCTGGTCTACATCGCCTCGCCGATGCACTATGACTACATCCTCTACGTGGCCAAGGACTCGCCCTACAACAGCCTCAAGGAGCTCATCGACTTCGCCCGCAAGAACCCCGGCGCGGTGACCTACGGCACCCCCGGCCTGGGCACCACCAACCACCTGGGCGTGGCCTGGCTGGCCAACCACGAGAAGGTCAAGATGACCCCCATCCCCTTCAAGGGCAACCCCAAGTCGGTGGCCGCGGTGCTGGGCGGCCACGTGGTGGCCTGCAACACCTCCACCACCGCCTCGGTATCCGCCTATAAGGGCGGCAAGCTCAAGCCCCTGGTGGTCATGAGCGCCAACCGCATCCCCTTGACCCCGGATACCAAGACCCTCAAGGAGCTGGGCTACGATTTCGCCCAGTTCTCCTGCATGGGCGCGGTGTTCCCCAAGGGCACCCCCGAGGCCATCCGGGCCAAGATCGAGGCGGCCATCAAGTACGCCGTTTCCCAGCCCGATGTGCAGAAAAAGGCCAAGGATGAGCTGTACGTGAGCATCGACTACCTGGACGGCAAGAAGTACCGGGAGCTTTGCAACCAGTACTGGGGCATCTGGGGCGGCATCCTCAAAGAGGTCGGCCTGAAGAAGTACTAG
- a CDS encoding FAD-dependent oxidoreductase, with translation MRINLLEALSDNIKVNKDKCTACGVCVDTCILDNLRLKLAPCRQACPLGVNCQGYVQLILRGEDAAGLEMVGRTLPFPGILGRLCSAQCEASCERKKQTGEAVAIRALKRYLSEAGGEMPLPERAPETGKRVAVVGSGPAGMLAAWDLAVKGHTVTVYDAQSEPGGMLRWAVPAYRLPLEVLGAEWGRLEALGVSFQGNTALGRDFTLEQLSGDYDAVVLALGCPESRRLGVEGEDAQGVYHALDLLKAARGDDPPSLSGKVVVIGGGEVALDTAQTALRLGAESVTVVSLEDRQGMPATPEALALAEAEGVVLDGSWGPTRILTQDGAVSGLELKRCLAVLDNEGNFAPSYDECQLNTMEANAVIVAIGQEREASLPGGPGSCDPLTLQTPVANVFLAGDAVGGPSTIVEAMASGRRAAESAHRLVSGEHLTYGREYPGPVETEYEIDHSRGSDAARAQIPLRRLSGAGDFAEVEQCLSPEDARAEAGRCYSCGAPFGKFRTCWFCLPCEVECPQEALWVDIPYLLR, from the coding sequence ATGCGAATCAATCTGCTAGAGGCCCTTTCGGACAACATCAAGGTCAACAAGGACAAGTGCACCGCCTGCGGGGTGTGCGTGGATACCTGCATCCTAGACAACCTGCGCCTGAAGCTGGCCCCCTGCCGCCAGGCCTGTCCCCTGGGGGTCAACTGCCAGGGCTACGTGCAGCTCATCCTGCGCGGCGAGGACGCGGCCGGGCTGGAGATGGTGGGCCGCACGCTGCCCTTCCCGGGCATCCTGGGCCGCCTGTGCTCGGCCCAGTGCGAGGCGAGCTGCGAGCGCAAGAAGCAGACCGGCGAGGCGGTGGCCATCCGGGCCCTCAAGCGCTACCTGAGCGAAGCGGGGGGCGAGATGCCCCTGCCCGAGCGGGCGCCGGAGACCGGCAAGCGCGTGGCGGTGGTGGGCTCCGGCCCGGCGGGCATGCTGGCCGCCTGGGACCTTGCCGTCAAGGGGCACACGGTCACGGTGTACGACGCCCAGTCCGAGCCGGGCGGCATGCTGCGCTGGGCGGTTCCCGCCTACCGTTTGCCGCTGGAGGTCCTGGGCGCCGAGTGGGGCCGCTTGGAGGCCCTGGGGGTTTCCTTCCAGGGCAACACCGCCCTGGGCCGCGACTTCACCCTGGAGCAGCTCAGCGGCGACTACGACGCCGTGGTGCTGGCCCTGGGCTGCCCTGAGTCCCGCCGCCTGGGCGTGGAGGGCGAGGACGCCCAAGGCGTGTACCACGCCCTGGATCTGCTCAAGGCGGCGCGCGGCGACGATCCGCCCAGCCTGAGCGGCAAGGTGGTGGTGATCGGCGGCGGCGAGGTGGCTCTGGACACCGCCCAGACCGCCCTGCGCCTGGGCGCGGAGTCCGTGACCGTGGTGAGCCTGGAGGATCGCCAGGGCATGCCTGCCACCCCCGAGGCCCTGGCCCTGGCCGAGGCCGAGGGCGTGGTGCTGGACGGCTCCTGGGGCCCCACCCGCATCCTGACCCAGGACGGCGCGGTGAGCGGCCTGGAGCTAAAGCGCTGTCTGGCGGTCTTGGACAACGAAGGCAACTTCGCTCCCAGCTATGACGAGTGTCAGCTCAACACCATGGAGGCCAACGCGGTGATCGTGGCCATCGGCCAGGAGCGCGAGGCCTCGCTGCCCGGCGGCCCCGGCTCCTGCGATCCGCTCACCCTGCAGACTCCGGTGGCCAACGTGTTCCTGGCCGGCGACGCGGTGGGCGGCCCCAGCACCATCGTCGAGGCCATGGCCTCGGGGCGCCGGGCGGCCGAGAGCGCCCATCGCCTGGTAAGCGGCGAACACCTTACCTACGGCCGGGAGTACCCCGGACCGGTGGAGACCGAATACGAGATCGACCACAGCCGGGGCTCGGACGCCGCGCGGGCGCAGATTCCGCTGCGCAGGCTGAGCGGCGCGGGCGACTTCGCCGAGGTGGAGCAGTGCCTGAGCCCCGAGGACGCGCGCGCCGAGGCGGGCCGTTGCTACAGCTGCGGAGCGCCCTTCGGCAAGTTCCGCACCTGCTGGTTCTGCCTGCCCTGCGAGGTGGAGTGCCCGCAGGAGGCCCTGTGGGTGGATATTCCCTATTTGCTACGCTAG
- a CDS encoding FAD-binding protein has protein sequence MAYDYPVINADVVVVGGGSAGVMAGIRAKEVAPDQEVIVLEKGDAKYSGCIARGMDALNIVAVPGVATPELYVESNRMACEGIMDEPVNYRMAERSWPLMKKLIDWGVCFPTDDKDEYEILQVHPKGRFCVTMKEPELKAILHQRLVAGGAKVFNRTMAAEILVEEGRVAGVIAMNVRTGEVMVIRAPSVILSAGGTARFGLPANGNLYGVYDFPGNTGDGYCLAYRAGAELSGLEYTLYYYITKDINAPLLYITLTRGAHLLNAFDQRRDKEHPSIKSMCMEDFFDRSGPLRIRMDHLPEDKIKEIEEILFTTERPACERFHAGRDNDFRTGEIELWPTEVYLCGGHGMTGVRINERGESSLPGLYAAGDTSLCARGHLSGAFVYGEICAESGSEFAREHGLTDYDSAKVDAFLARREKRLAQGTNPIAVEEFEFKVRRIITDYLTPPKNEYKLKRVLWWMDRFRRELDEMVYVKDMHDLFKTYEVANIIQCATLSATASLERTESRWLPWHYRTDFPEKNDEQWLKHIVLSQGEGPGEVKIQHKDIVKMQG, from the coding sequence ATGGCTTACGACTATCCAGTAATCAACGCCGACGTGGTCGTGGTGGGAGGCGGCAGCGCCGGAGTTATGGCCGGCATCCGGGCCAAGGAAGTGGCCCCGGATCAGGAAGTGATCGTCTTGGAAAAGGGCGACGCCAAGTACTCCGGCTGCATCGCCCGGGGCATGGACGCCCTGAACATCGTGGCCGTGCCCGGCGTGGCCACCCCCGAGCTCTACGTGGAGTCCAATCGCATGGCCTGCGAGGGCATCATGGACGAGCCGGTGAACTACCGCATGGCCGAGCGCTCTTGGCCCCTGATGAAAAAGCTCATCGACTGGGGGGTGTGCTTCCCCACCGACGACAAGGACGAGTACGAGATTCTTCAGGTGCACCCCAAGGGCCGCTTTTGCGTGACCATGAAGGAGCCCGAGCTCAAAGCCATCCTGCACCAGCGCCTGGTGGCCGGCGGAGCCAAGGTGTTCAACCGCACCATGGCCGCCGAGATCCTGGTGGAAGAGGGCCGCGTGGCCGGGGTCATCGCCATGAACGTGCGCACCGGCGAGGTTATGGTAATAAGGGCTCCCAGCGTCATCCTGAGCGCCGGGGGCACCGCCCGCTTCGGCCTGCCGGCCAACGGCAACCTCTACGGGGTCTACGACTTCCCGGGCAACACCGGAGACGGCTACTGCCTGGCCTACCGGGCCGGGGCTGAGCTGAGCGGCTTGGAGTACACCCTGTACTACTACATCACCAAGGACATCAACGCCCCGCTGCTCTACATCACCCTGACCCGCGGAGCCCATCTGCTCAACGCCTTTGACCAGCGCCGCGACAAGGAGCACCCCTCCATCAAGAGCATGTGCATGGAGGACTTCTTCGATCGCTCCGGGCCCCTGCGCATCCGCATGGATCATTTGCCCGAGGACAAGATCAAGGAGATCGAGGAGATTCTCTTCACCACCGAGCGCCCGGCCTGCGAGCGCTTCCACGCGGGCCGCGACAACGACTTCCGCACCGGCGAGATAGAGCTGTGGCCCACCGAGGTGTACCTCTGCGGTGGCCACGGCATGACCGGAGTGCGCATCAACGAGCGCGGCGAGAGCAGCCTGCCCGGCCTCTACGCGGCGGGCGACACCTCCCTGTGCGCCCGGGGCCACCTCTCCGGGGCCTTTGTCTACGGCGAGATCTGCGCCGAGAGCGGCAGCGAGTTCGCCAGGGAGCACGGGTTGACGGACTATGACTCGGCCAAGGTGGACGCCTTCCTGGCCCGGCGGGAAAAGCGCCTGGCCCAGGGAACCAACCCCATCGCGGTGGAGGAGTTCGAGTTCAAGGTGCGCCGCATCATCACCGACTATCTCACCCCGCCCAAAAACGAGTACAAACTCAAGCGGGTGCTGTGGTGGATGGACCGCTTCCGGCGCGAGTTGGACGAGATGGTCTACGTCAAGGACATGCACGATTTGTTCAAGACCTACGAGGTGGCCAACATCATCCAGTGCGCCACCCTGAGCGCCACGGCCTCGCTGGAGCGCACCGAGAGCCGCTGGCTGCCCTGGCACTATCGCACCGACTTCCCGGAAAAGAACGACGAGCAATGGCTTAAGCACATCGTGCTGAGCCAGGGCGAAGGCCCCGGCGAGGTCAAGATTCAGCACAAAGACATCGTGAAGATGCAGGGTTAA